The following are encoded together in the Oncorhynchus gorbuscha isolate QuinsamMale2020 ecotype Even-year linkage group LG03, OgorEven_v1.0, whole genome shotgun sequence genome:
- the adtrp1 gene encoding androgen dependent TFPI regulating protein 1: MATTMSWASYLLIHLVIFSWYVFTLSANCSLKSTEIHPGAKTFGGRWKYLTFLNLVLQTVFFGLVVLIDIIHLILPSKSLKCGVPLLLVKLRDTIFTILAFPIGTFVFLSFWSIYHYDREMVYPKFLDDIIPSWLNHALHTIILPLALLQMYIQPHRYGSKMRGILGLAFFSAVYLGWVLWVHHAAGIWVYPIMERLSPVGLVIFLGVACITLAPLYLLGEKLNHKIWRSTAGSAGPQKKKKK, from the exons ATGGCTACGACTATGTCATGGGCATCATATCTCCTTATTCATTTAGTAATATTTTCATGGTATGTCTTTACGTTATCGGCGAATTGCTCATTGAAAAGCACAGAGATACATCCAGGAGCCAAAACATTTGGAGGCCGCTGGAAATATCTGACTTTCCTCAATCTG GTTTTGCAGACCGTATTCTTCGGACTCGTTGTTTTGATTGACATCATCCACCTGATATTGCCATCCAAAAGTTTGAAGTGTGGTGTACCGCTCCTCCTAGTGAAATTAAGAGATACCATTTTCACTATTTTGGCGTTTCCTATTGGGACA TTTGTGTTCTTGTCCTTCTGGTCGATATATCACTATGACAGAGAGATGGTCTATCCTAAGTTTCTAGATGACATTATTCCTAGCTGGCTGAACCATGCTCTG CACACTATCATCCTGCCCCTGGCTCTGCTGCAGATGTATATTCAGCCTCATCGATATGGCAGCAAGATGAGAGGCATCCTAGGTCTGGCCTTCTTTTCTGCTGTATATCTGGGATG GGTTCTGTGGGTGCACCATGCGGCTGGTATCTGGGTCTACCCCATCATGGAGCGCCTGAGTCCCGTGGGCCTGGTTATATTCCTGGGGGTGGCTTGCATCACCCTGGCCCCCCTCTACCTGCTGGGGGAGAAACTCAACCACAAAATCTGGAGGAGCACTGCGGGATCTGCAG gacctcagaagaaaaagaagaagtaA